In Methylocystis echinoides, one genomic interval encodes:
- a CDS encoding sugar transferase: MASPTSRDRYRLRLEPLDVVWAIAAPFVALALRDPTLLAVGGAAGVVPQTYQYAIIAIVLSLCSFLFFRISDGISRFFSIRDAANLCAAVACAVALSSVAAFMLTRLEGVPRSTPLIHGLVLVTGLVATRLIARTMFQDHAHRPSASTSQASDYRRVLIVGVDHFAAAAIRLIDCQRPRTTIVVAALDGRPSIMGRKISGVKVVGNAADIDEIIQEYLVHGVAIDEVWVSDSAPLASDLADYVAARCRARSLPLLRLSEALNLQPQAAPTPVYDVEEMSDVGEYFEIKRIIDVIGASALLAALLPITAVVAALTYYDVGAPMLFWQQRVGRHGRKFLLYKFRTYHAPFDRTGRRIPEEQRLSRIGRLVRATRLDEIPQLYSVLVGDMSLIGPRPLLPHDQPKDPRTRLLVRPGITGWAQINGGTAIGPEEKDALDIWYIRHASFMLDMRIVFSTLMVALMGEKQNHIAVRHAMRWRQSSFAPSSVEGSGTGAAETPHGAVLDLERSVTERGAQYTPGMSRAVRRA, translated from the coding sequence TTGGCTTCGCCTACATCCCGGGACCGCTATCGCTTGCGGCTCGAGCCGCTGGACGTCGTTTGGGCGATAGCGGCGCCATTCGTTGCGCTTGCGCTGAGAGATCCGACGCTCCTCGCCGTCGGCGGAGCGGCAGGCGTCGTTCCACAAACCTATCAATATGCAATCATCGCCATCGTTCTGTCGCTGTGCAGCTTTCTGTTTTTCCGCATCAGCGACGGGATAAGCCGTTTCTTCTCCATTCGCGACGCCGCCAATCTCTGCGCCGCGGTCGCCTGCGCGGTCGCTTTGAGCAGCGTCGCCGCTTTCATGCTCACGCGACTGGAGGGCGTTCCGCGCTCGACGCCCCTGATTCACGGGCTCGTCCTCGTGACGGGGCTCGTCGCGACGCGGCTCATCGCCCGCACGATGTTCCAGGATCATGCGCATCGCCCGTCGGCCTCGACGTCGCAGGCGTCCGACTATCGGCGCGTCCTGATCGTCGGCGTCGATCATTTCGCCGCCGCGGCGATCCGGCTGATCGATTGTCAGCGGCCGAGAACGACGATCGTCGTCGCGGCGCTGGATGGACGCCCGTCCATCATGGGACGCAAGATCAGCGGCGTGAAAGTCGTCGGCAATGCGGCGGACATCGACGAAATCATTCAGGAATATCTCGTCCACGGCGTCGCGATCGACGAGGTGTGGGTCTCGGATTCGGCGCCCCTGGCGAGCGATCTCGCCGACTATGTGGCGGCCCGCTGTCGCGCACGAAGCCTGCCGTTGCTGCGCCTTTCGGAAGCGTTGAATCTTCAGCCGCAGGCGGCCCCCACGCCCGTTTATGACGTCGAGGAGATGAGCGACGTCGGCGAGTATTTCGAGATCAAGCGCATCATCGATGTCATCGGCGCGAGCGCCTTGCTCGCGGCTCTGCTCCCGATCACCGCCGTCGTCGCCGCCTTGACCTATTACGACGTGGGCGCGCCGATGCTGTTCTGGCAGCAACGCGTCGGCAGGCACGGGCGGAAGTTTCTGCTCTACAAGTTCCGCACCTACCATGCGCCCTTCGACAGAACGGGACGCCGCATTCCGGAAGAGCAGCGTCTTTCCAGAATCGGCCGCTTGGTCAGGGCGACCCGCCTCGACGAAATCCCTCAGCTTTACAGCGTACTCGTAGGAGACATGTCTCTCATCGGGCCGCGTCCGCTCTTGCCGCACGACCAACCGAAAGACCCCCGCACGCGTCTTCTCGTCCGGCCGGGGATTACCGGCTGGGCGCAGATCAACGGCGGCACGGCAATCGGGCCCGAGGAGAAGGACGCGCTCGACATCTGGTATATCCGCCACGCGTCGTTCATGCTGGACATGCGCATCGTCTTCAGCACCCTCATGGTCGCCTTGATGGGCGAAAAACAGAACCACATCGCCGTCCGGCACGCGATGCGATGGCGCCAGTCGAGCTTTGCGCCTTCAAGCGTTGAAGGATCGGGGACCGGCGCCGCTGAGACGCCCCACGGCGCCGTCCTGGACCTCGAGCGAAGCGTTACTGAAAGAGGCGCTCAATATACGCCCGGGATGAGTCGCGCCGTGCGCCGCGCATAG
- a CDS encoding transcriptional activator RfaH has protein sequence MKGGRGSSEPLSEGQSALSSPLAASERWYVARSLPRQEVKAMNNLRRQGFQTFLPLLPKTVRHARKLRSVLSPVFPGYLFVILDLDRDRWRAVNSTIGVASLIMALERPEPVPAGVVEQLIDRTGAGGVTRFDLDLEEGRSVRLLSGPFANAIGCLERLDANGRVKVLLDIMGGKVSAYVDRSALDAA, from the coding sequence GTGAAAGGCGGTCGCGGCTCGTCCGAGCCCCTAAGCGAAGGGCAGAGCGCCCTGTCCTCCCCACTTGCTGCATCCGAACGATGGTATGTCGCTCGCTCGCTGCCGCGGCAGGAAGTCAAAGCGATGAACAATCTTCGTCGGCAAGGATTCCAGACGTTCTTGCCGCTTCTGCCAAAAACCGTGCGCCACGCGCGAAAACTGCGTAGCGTTCTCAGCCCCGTTTTTCCCGGTTATTTATTTGTTATTCTAGATTTGGACAGAGATCGTTGGCGCGCGGTCAATAGCACGATTGGCGTCGCCTCGCTGATCATGGCGTTGGAGCGGCCGGAGCCGGTTCCGGCCGGCGTCGTTGAACAGCTTATCGATCGTACTGGCGCCGGCGGCGTGACGCGTTTCGATCTTGATCTCGAGGAAGGGCGATCCGTTCGCCTTCTCTCCGGACCGTTCGCCAATGCGATCGGTTGCCTTGAGCGACTCGACGCAAACGGCCGGGTGAAAGTCTTGCTCGACATCATGGGCGGCAAAGTGTCCGCCTATGTCGACCGATCCGCTCTCGACGCGGCGTAA
- a CDS encoding L,D-transpeptidase: MAFAVKAIRLMVASSALFLLGFGAATAASPQADEMEIDEQPGYEPSPEEETLSGPYERQVVFFRTTEAPGTIVVHTADRYLYLVQGDNRAIRYGIGVGREGFQWAGMHKITRKQEWPDWRPPPEMIQRQPYLPRFMAGGPGNPMGARALYIGQTVYRIHGTNQPQTIGHAVSSGCFRLVNGDVTDLYNRVPIGTKIVVKQAADL, from the coding sequence ATGGCATTTGCAGTCAAGGCTATCCGCCTGATGGTGGCGTCTTCGGCGCTGTTTCTGCTTGGCTTCGGCGCCGCGACGGCGGCGAGCCCCCAGGCAGATGAAATGGAGATCGACGAGCAGCCAGGCTATGAGCCGAGCCCGGAGGAGGAGACGCTTTCCGGGCCTTACGAGCGACAGGTCGTCTTTTTCCGCACCACGGAAGCGCCCGGCACCATCGTGGTCCACACGGCCGACCGCTATCTCTATCTCGTGCAGGGCGACAATCGCGCCATTCGTTACGGGATCGGGGTCGGCCGCGAAGGCTTCCAATGGGCCGGCATGCACAAGATCACCCGCAAGCAGGAGTGGCCGGACTGGCGCCCGCCGCCGGAGATGATCCAGCGCCAGCCCTATCTGCCGCGTTTCATGGCCGGCGGACCGGGCAATCCGATGGGCGCGCGCGCCCTTTACATCGGCCAGACGGTCTATCGCATCCACGGCACCAACCAGCCGCAGACGATCGGCCACGCCGTTTCGTCGGGCTGCTTCCGACTGGTCAACGGCGACGTGACCGATCTCTACAATCGCGTTCCGATCGGCACCAAGATCGTCGTCAAGCAGGCGGCGGATCTGTAG
- a CDS encoding tetratricopeptide repeat protein — MPRMRALFLALIFATAAAASLGPAQAARLGYSRGSCLSEALPAVEAVSACTAVLQKFKNNATVLLRRGVAFGELGAFDYAIGDFSRAIRLAPDHALALRLRGLAYEMQGQASQSLADYLRLRDLGRSDAELEAAIRRITEPRAGLDGPAAPAPQPAQLPSPQVAKSVAAVEPPKLAASDRSRASVAPWVALPAALLVCAGAALLLWRSRRRRDNFAV, encoded by the coding sequence ATGCCAAGGATGCGCGCGCTTTTCCTTGCCCTGATTTTCGCGACAGCCGCCGCGGCGTCGCTCGGCCCCGCGCAGGCCGCCCGGCTCGGCTATTCGCGCGGCTCGTGTCTCAGCGAGGCCTTGCCGGCGGTCGAGGCGGTGTCGGCGTGCACAGCGGTCCTTCAGAAGTTCAAGAATAATGCGACGGTGTTGCTCCGCCGCGGCGTCGCCTTCGGCGAACTCGGGGCGTTCGACTACGCCATCGGCGATTTCAGCCGGGCGATTCGGCTCGCGCCGGATCATGCGCTGGCCCTGAGATTGCGCGGCCTCGCCTATGAAATGCAAGGACAGGCGTCTCAAAGCCTCGCGGATTATCTGCGCCTGCGCGACCTGGGGCGATCCGACGCCGAGCTCGAGGCGGCGATCCGCCGGATCACGGAGCCTCGCGCCGGTTTGGACGGACCCGCCGCGCCGGCGCCGCAACCGGCTCAGCTCCCGTCGCCGCAAGTCGCGAAGAGCGTCGCAGCCGTAGAGCCGCCCAAGCTCGCCGCCTCCGACAGATCCCGTGCGTCGGTTGCTCCCTGGGTCGCTCTGCCGGCGGCGCTCCTGGTCTGCGCGGGGGCGGCGCTTCTCTTGTGGCGCTCGCGGCGGCGCCGCGACAATTTTGCCGTCTGA
- a CDS encoding CpsB/CapC family capsule biosynthesis tyrosine phosphatase, with protein sequence MIDLHSHILPGIDDGAADLNLSLEMARIAASQGVIVQACTPHIFPGVYDNTGPQILEAVAALQRELDDAGIDLTLVAGADAHMTPNMIAGLRSGNIPSLAGTRYVLVEPPHHVAPPRIDAFFFDLLAAGYVPVLTHPERLRWIEAQYETFVRLARAGVWMQITSGSLTGAFGSTPKYWAERMLDEGLVHILASDAHGVRRRGPDLAAGRAAAEKWVGAEEAEQLVYLRPYAILENADPSQAAPPPGALNPGSYAASYENRRRPGRAADRRQGGVTAFGAKVLTAIPGLKTVFANQKRPGGN encoded by the coding sequence GTGATCGACCTCCACTCTCATATCCTGCCGGGCATCGACGACGGCGCCGCCGACCTCAATCTTTCGCTCGAAATGGCGCGCATCGCCGCCTCGCAAGGCGTAATCGTGCAGGCCTGCACGCCGCACATCTTCCCGGGGGTTTACGACAATACCGGCCCGCAGATCCTCGAGGCGGTCGCCGCGCTCCAGCGTGAACTCGATGACGCTGGCATCGACCTCACGCTCGTCGCTGGCGCAGACGCGCATATGACGCCCAACATGATCGCCGGTCTGCGCAGCGGGAACATTCCGTCCCTCGCAGGCACCAGATATGTTCTTGTCGAGCCGCCGCATCACGTCGCGCCTCCCCGAATAGACGCCTTCTTTTTCGATCTGCTCGCTGCTGGCTATGTCCCCGTGCTCACGCACCCCGAGCGGCTGCGATGGATCGAGGCGCAGTATGAGACGTTTGTGCGCCTCGCGCGCGCCGGCGTTTGGATGCAAATCACATCCGGATCGCTCACCGGCGCTTTCGGCAGCACGCCGAAATATTGGGCGGAGCGGATGCTCGATGAAGGGCTGGTGCACATCCTCGCGTCGGACGCGCATGGCGTGCGGCGGCGGGGACCCGATCTCGCCGCCGGCCGCGCCGCCGCGGAGAAATGGGTCGGCGCCGAGGAAGCCGAGCAGCTGGTCTATTTGCGGCCTTATGCAATTCTCGAGAACGCCGACCCGTCGCAGGCGGCGCCGCCGCCCGGCGCGCTCAATCCGGGAAGTTACGCGGCCTCCTACGAGAACCGGCGCCGCCCCGGCCGGGCCGCCGATCGTCGCCAGGGCGGGGTGACCGCCTTCGGCGCGAAAGTGCTTACCGCCATCCCCGGCCTGAAAACGGTTTTCGCAAATCAGAAACGACCCGGCGGCAACTGA
- a CDS encoding polysaccharide biosynthesis/export family protein, giving the protein MGDRVHQRYFLYCAKTFQVMVFLSLFAIVTSGCNGVPGDGTGFDAQQQQQPASSPDAAAAKVAGKYISTTTPGSASYLIGPQDVLDITVFKAPDLSRTVPVADDGNINLPLIGATPAAGKSPSALEKEIQKRLDAGYMRSPQVTVVVKEYNSQRVTLEGAVKNPGVFSLKGNDTLEQAIAKAGGVDRATSSDSVVIFRTAGGSRTMIRYDLSGIRSGTAEDPPVQPGDVIVVEDSTAKTSLNLVLKVLPVAGYAVPFI; this is encoded by the coding sequence ATGGGCGATCGGGTGCATCAGCGTTACTTTCTGTATTGCGCCAAAACCTTCCAAGTAATGGTTTTCCTGAGCCTTTTTGCGATAGTGACGAGTGGATGCAACGGCGTGCCGGGCGACGGGACGGGGTTCGACGCACAGCAGCAGCAGCAGCCGGCGTCGTCTCCCGATGCGGCTGCGGCCAAGGTGGCGGGCAAATACATCTCGACGACAACGCCGGGCAGCGCCAGCTATTTGATCGGCCCGCAGGATGTGCTTGACATTACTGTCTTCAAAGCGCCCGATCTCTCGCGGACGGTTCCCGTGGCGGACGATGGGAATATCAATCTGCCGTTGATTGGAGCAACGCCGGCGGCCGGAAAAAGTCCCTCGGCGCTCGAGAAGGAGATTCAAAAGCGTCTCGACGCCGGCTATATGCGCTCGCCACAAGTCACCGTGGTCGTCAAAGAATACAACAGCCAGCGGGTGACGCTCGAAGGAGCCGTCAAGAATCCCGGCGTGTTTTCGTTGAAGGGGAACGATACGCTCGAACAGGCGATCGCCAAGGCGGGCGGCGTGGACCGAGCGACGTCTTCCGACAGCGTGGTGATTTTCCGGACCGCAGGCGGCTCCCGCACAATGATCCGCTACGATCTCAGCGGCATAAGAAGCGGCACGGCCGAGGATCCGCCTGTTCAGCCCGGCGACGTCATCGTCGTCGAGGACTCCACTGCCAAGACCAGTCTGAATCTCGTGCTGAAAGTACTACCGGTCGCGGGCTATGCGGTGCCTTTCATCTGA
- a CDS encoding O-antigen ligase family protein, with protein sequence MFFYVTAAGFLASLLLGGATQHGSVSDAILQIVSVPFMLVAIWRLGGVPKSTPLRWSIAFCAAIVALPLLQLAPLPPILWTHLPGRNALASAYALLGDPLAWAPISLARDATWLSALSLLPPLALFLAVVTLNWRDRRRLSLVLAAFAVVSGLIGLMQKAQGSDSVFRFYASVDATQPLGFFPNQNLLAALLYCGAMTTTAWMLASLNPRRSNRRSQNRQTMAIAVGSGLALLTLISVEIVTRSRAGVFLMFVGLCVLLAVAFFRSSEGGLGEDDIDEAQWRLGRPAIGGIIALVGAALLFVGWSSLGALLDRLARDPLGDERPVFARVTFLAAEAFLPAGSGLGTFIPTYQMFEKPKDLFVISYANHAHNDLLELALETGIGGLLLVCVFLAWLIIRARRALMDERRPVTADTYLVDASIVTILLLLIHSLVDYPLRTSALASVFAFSCALLIEPPAAALPRRADRRR encoded by the coding sequence ATGTTTTTCTACGTTACGGCGGCAGGGTTTCTCGCGAGCCTGCTGTTAGGCGGCGCGACGCAGCACGGCTCCGTCTCGGACGCCATCCTTCAGATCGTCTCTGTTCCTTTCATGCTCGTGGCGATCTGGCGGCTGGGCGGCGTCCCGAAATCGACGCCGCTTCGCTGGAGCATTGCATTTTGCGCGGCGATCGTCGCCTTGCCGCTCCTTCAACTTGCGCCCCTCCCGCCGATTTTGTGGACCCATCTGCCGGGGCGGAATGCATTGGCGTCCGCCTACGCGCTGCTGGGCGACCCCCTCGCATGGGCGCCAATCAGCTTGGCGCGTGACGCGACCTGGTTATCGGCGCTTTCCTTACTGCCGCCGCTTGCTCTGTTCCTTGCGGTCGTGACTCTCAACTGGCGCGATCGACGGCGACTAAGTCTCGTCCTCGCCGCCTTCGCTGTCGTCAGCGGGCTCATCGGCCTGATGCAAAAAGCCCAGGGCTCCGACAGCGTTTTCCGGTTCTACGCATCTGTCGACGCCACGCAGCCGTTAGGGTTTTTTCCCAATCAAAACCTTCTCGCGGCTCTGCTTTATTGTGGAGCTATGACCACGACCGCGTGGATGCTCGCATCGCTGAATCCGCGGCGCTCGAACCGCCGCTCGCAAAACCGCCAGACAATGGCCATAGCAGTCGGTTCGGGCCTCGCGCTCCTGACCCTGATTTCCGTCGAGATCGTGACCCGATCCCGCGCCGGCGTCTTCCTCATGTTCGTCGGATTATGCGTGCTCCTCGCCGTTGCTTTCTTCCGCAGTTCTGAAGGCGGGCTCGGCGAGGATGACATCGATGAGGCGCAGTGGCGCTTGGGCCGGCCCGCCATCGGCGGGATCATTGCTCTCGTCGGCGCAGCCCTCCTCTTCGTTGGATGGTCTTCGCTGGGGGCGCTGCTCGATCGCCTTGCACGCGACCCGCTCGGAGACGAGCGGCCCGTTTTCGCGAGAGTCACTTTTCTGGCCGCTGAGGCCTTTCTGCCGGCGGGGAGCGGGCTCGGCACGTTTATCCCAACCTATCAAATGTTTGAAAAGCCAAAAGATCTCTTTGTCATAAGCTACGCCAATCATGCGCATAACGATCTTCTCGAGCTTGCGCTGGAAACCGGAATCGGCGGGCTGTTACTGGTATGCGTTTTCCTTGCCTGGCTGATCATCCGCGCTCGCAGGGCGCTGATGGATGAGCGCCGCCCCGTGACGGCCGATACGTATCTTGTCGATGCGTCCATCGTCACCATTCTGCTTCTGCTCATTCACTCTCTCGTGGATTATCCGCTGCGCACCAGCGCCCTCGCGTCGGTTTTCGCCTTTTCATGCGCCTTGTTGATCGAGCCGCCGGCGGCGGCTCTCCCGCGACGTGCAGATCGACGCAGATAA
- a CDS encoding isoprenylcysteine carboxylmethyltransferase family protein, whose product MTREKLHDLAMASPIILWFAVGAVGSSLRALELFGAKAGTAQISLQIATVVFLMVAIALFIIRKPPIKKAKGAGPVSAGVIGCLTPFLVLVLPRATLSQSALAVLSALGLLGTAASIYVLFWLGRSFSILPQARGLVTNGPYRSIRHPLYLAEFVIIASKAFELAPPWAVVALMVAIGSQIARIHYEEEVLSEAFPDYKAYARRTARLIPGVY is encoded by the coding sequence GTGACCAGGGAAAAGCTCCATGACCTGGCGATGGCCAGTCCGATTATCCTCTGGTTCGCCGTCGGCGCCGTTGGATCGTCGCTGCGCGCCCTGGAGCTGTTCGGGGCAAAGGCGGGGACGGCGCAGATTTCTCTTCAGATCGCGACGGTCGTTTTTTTGATGGTGGCGATTGCGCTGTTTATCATACGAAAACCGCCGATAAAAAAGGCGAAGGGGGCGGGGCCGGTATCGGCGGGAGTCATCGGCTGCCTGACCCCTTTTCTGGTTCTCGTTCTGCCTCGAGCAACGCTTTCACAGTCGGCGCTCGCCGTCCTGTCTGCGCTGGGTCTGCTCGGAACGGCCGCTTCCATCTATGTGCTGTTTTGGTTGGGGCGATCGTTCAGCATTCTGCCGCAGGCGCGCGGCCTCGTGACCAACGGGCCCTACCGGTCGATTCGACATCCGCTCTATCTGGCCGAGTTTGTGATCATCGCGAGTAAGGCGTTTGAACTCGCGCCGCCTTGGGCGGTCGTGGCGCTGATGGTCGCGATCGGCTCCCAGATTGCCCGCATCCATTATGAGGAAGAGGTCCTCTCCGAGGCCTTCCCCGATTACAAGGCCTATGCGCGGCGCACGGCGCGACTCATCCCGGGCGTATATTGA
- a CDS encoding amino acid ABC transporter substrate-binding protein, giving the protein MRLLHKRVRAFIPLLTASFCLFGAASQASTLDTVKQRGALICGVSSGIAGFSIADDKGKWSGFDVDFCRAVASAIFGDPSKVQFVPVAADQRFEALKSGKFDLLSRNSTWAFSNEVEQGLVFAGATYYDGQGFLVPKSRKATSALELDGAKVCLKAGTTTEANVEDYFRQNHMKFEPVRFELLADILKAYDSGQCNVISSDVSQLHANRLELKKPNDHVILADVISKEPLGPAVRQGDDQWLNIVKWVSFAMLNAEELGINSANVEEAKKSQKPAVRRFVGAEGDIGKHLGLSPDWAVNIVKNVGNYGETLERNVGRKSKLGIARGLNQLWTMGGIQYAPPLR; this is encoded by the coding sequence ATGCGTCTTCTGCACAAGCGCGTTCGCGCGTTCATCCCCTTGCTGACGGCCTCCTTCTGCCTTTTTGGAGCGGCGTCGCAGGCCTCGACCCTCGATACGGTGAAGCAGCGGGGCGCGCTCATCTGCGGGGTGAGCTCCGGAATCGCCGGATTTTCGATCGCCGACGACAAGGGCAAATGGTCGGGCTTCGACGTCGATTTCTGCCGCGCCGTCGCCTCGGCGATCTTCGGCGACCCGTCGAAAGTTCAATTCGTGCCGGTCGCGGCCGACCAGCGTTTCGAAGCCTTGAAGTCCGGCAAGTTCGACCTGCTGTCGCGCAATTCGACCTGGGCTTTCTCCAATGAGGTCGAACAGGGCCTCGTCTTCGCCGGAGCCACCTATTACGACGGCCAGGGCTTTCTCGTGCCGAAAAGCCGCAAGGCCACATCCGCGCTCGAACTCGACGGCGCCAAGGTTTGCCTGAAGGCGGGCACGACGACGGAAGCCAATGTCGAGGACTACTTCCGGCAAAATCATATGAAGTTCGAGCCGGTGCGCTTCGAGCTTCTTGCCGACATTCTCAAGGCCTACGACTCCGGCCAGTGCAATGTGATCTCGAGCGACGTGTCGCAATTGCATGCGAACCGGCTCGAACTCAAGAAGCCGAACGACCATGTTATTCTGGCCGACGTCATCTCGAAGGAGCCCCTCGGTCCCGCCGTGCGTCAGGGCGACGACCAGTGGCTCAACATCGTGAAATGGGTCAGTTTCGCCATGCTGAACGCTGAGGAGCTCGGCATCAACAGCGCCAATGTCGAAGAGGCCAAAAAGTCCCAGAAGCCGGCGGTGCGCCGCTTTGTCGGCGCCGAGGGCGACATTGGCAAGCATCTGGGCCTGTCGCCCGACTGGGCCGTCAATATCGTAAAGAACGTCGGCAATTACGGCGAAACGCTCGAGCGCAACGTCGGCCGGAAATCCAAGCTCGGCATTGCGCGCGGGCTCAATCAGTTGTGGACGATGGGCGGCATTCAATACGCGCCGCCCCTTCGCTGA
- a CDS encoding polysaccharide biosynthesis tyrosine autokinase, protein MTQSSAKWPGGYVYPDMGGYFGEAQGESSDLDLREIVRVLLKRKRLIGVAAAICLALGLLWILLQKPLYTATIRVQIDKSATNILSDKNRAPGEIDYSEDYLNTELELLKGRNLAERVASRLRLDRESSAKGDSPSDRSERDHAAGGTVLRGVSVKPIPGTRLVDISYTDADPSRAQKVANAYGDGYVAANLDKRFQANAYAKSFLEDQLKQLKLRLEEAEKAMIAFAEKEQIVGTSDKASVAENSLSAANTALGQIIAERIKNEQLWRQAESATGIDLPQLLTNKAIEDLRSRRGQLVAEYQEKSQTFRANYPEMVQLSSKIKELEHQLGVEVKTVKSSLKAAYEGSLSQENQMKERIEKLRQDTLDLQKRSIQYNILKREVDSTRSLYENLLQRYKEVDVASGIGTNNVFIVERAQLPSSPSSPNRPFVMAIALGLGLVIGVGGAFALEHFDDVVHDPAEAERACGLTLHGIIPKPPSGRSFEEESADARSAISEAFRSACTSLQFSTEAGAPKTLVITSSTPGEGKSSVAFGLANRFAALGVRVLVIDADLRKPALHEKAQIDNSIGLSTYLTHNCDLGEAIRELEYTNIHILSAGPTPPNPVELLNGARFASLVSSSGEVFDMVIIDAPPVMGMADALVLGNIAKATLFIVAAGQGRIGLIRNAIKRLKRSRVTPIGMIVTKYDPRKTGFGGDYGYGYGYGYGYGYGAEPDKIESRDIDAGSDKESADDGSAAA, encoded by the coding sequence ATGACCCAGAGCTCCGCCAAATGGCCGGGCGGCTACGTTTATCCTGACATGGGCGGCTACTTTGGAGAAGCGCAGGGAGAAAGCTCTGATCTCGATCTTCGCGAGATCGTCAGGGTGCTCCTCAAGAGGAAGCGACTGATCGGCGTCGCGGCGGCAATATGCCTCGCTCTCGGGTTGCTGTGGATTTTGCTGCAAAAGCCGCTCTACACGGCGACCATCAGGGTTCAGATCGATAAGAGCGCGACGAATATTCTCTCCGACAAAAACAGGGCGCCGGGCGAGATAGATTATTCAGAGGATTATCTGAACACGGAGCTGGAGTTGCTGAAGGGGCGCAATCTTGCGGAGCGCGTCGCGTCCCGCCTGCGCCTGGACCGTGAATCCAGCGCCAAGGGCGACAGCCCCAGCGATCGGTCGGAGCGCGATCATGCGGCGGGGGGGACCGTGCTGCGCGGCGTCTCGGTCAAGCCGATACCGGGAACCCGCCTGGTCGACATCAGCTATACGGACGCGGACCCTTCGCGGGCGCAAAAAGTCGCGAACGCTTACGGCGACGGTTACGTCGCCGCCAATCTGGATAAGCGGTTCCAGGCCAACGCCTACGCAAAGTCCTTCTTGGAAGACCAGCTCAAGCAGCTCAAGCTTCGGCTCGAAGAGGCCGAAAAGGCCATGATCGCCTTCGCCGAGAAGGAGCAGATCGTCGGCACGTCCGACAAGGCTTCGGTTGCCGAAAACAGCCTCTCTGCCGCAAACACGGCGCTGGGCCAGATCATCGCCGAACGCATCAAGAATGAGCAGTTGTGGCGTCAGGCGGAGAGCGCCACGGGCATCGACTTGCCGCAGCTCTTGACCAACAAGGCGATTGAAGACTTGCGATCCAGGCGCGGGCAGCTCGTCGCCGAATATCAAGAAAAGTCGCAGACGTTTCGCGCCAATTATCCCGAGATGGTGCAGCTGAGCAGCAAAATCAAAGAGCTGGAGCATCAGCTCGGCGTCGAGGTCAAAACGGTAAAATCATCGCTGAAGGCCGCCTATGAGGGGTCTTTGAGCCAAGAAAACCAGATGAAGGAGCGAATCGAAAAGCTGCGGCAGGACACGCTCGATCTTCAGAAGCGGAGCATTCAGTACAACATCCTGAAGAGGGAAGTGGATTCGACGCGTTCGCTCTATGAAAATTTGTTGCAGCGATACAAGGAAGTGGACGTCGCCAGCGGCATCGGCACAAACAACGTCTTCATCGTCGAAAGAGCTCAGCTTCCATCCTCGCCGAGCTCGCCCAACCGACCTTTTGTGATGGCGATCGCCCTGGGCCTGGGGCTCGTGATCGGGGTCGGCGGGGCTTTCGCTCTGGAGCACTTCGACGACGTGGTCCACGATCCCGCGGAGGCGGAGAGGGCTTGCGGCCTCACGTTGCACGGGATCATTCCGAAGCCGCCGTCGGGCAGGTCGTTCGAAGAGGAGTCGGCCGACGCGCGATCCGCGATCTCCGAGGCGTTCAGATCCGCCTGCACGTCGCTTCAGTTTTCGACCGAGGCGGGGGCGCCGAAAACGCTCGTTATTACAAGCTCGACCCCAGGCGAGGGGAAATCCAGCGTCGCCTTCGGTCTCGCGAATAGATTTGCCGCATTGGGCGTGCGGGTTCTCGTCATCGACGCAGATTTGCGCAAACCTGCCCTTCATGAAAAGGCGCAGATCGACAACAGCATCGGCCTGAGCACCTATCTCACTCACAACTGCGATCTGGGCGAAGCCATCCGCGAGCTCGAATACACCAATATTCACATTCTCTCCGCGGGACCGACGCCGCCGAATCCGGTTGAATTGCTGAACGGCGCTCGCTTCGCTTCCCTCGTTTCCTCGAGCGGCGAAGTGTTCGATATGGTCATCATCGACGCCCCGCCCGTGATGGGAATGGCGGACGCTCTGGTGCTCGGCAATATTGCAAAAGCCACCCTGTTCATCGTCGCCGCCGGACAGGGACGCATTGGATTGATCCGGAACGCCATCAAGAGACTGAAACGGTCTCGCGTAACTCCGATCGGCATGATCGTGACAAAATACGATCCGCGGAAAACCGGCTTCGGCGGAGATTACGGCTATGGTTACGGCTACGGATACGGGTACGGATACGGCGCTGAACCTGACAAGATCGAATCGAGAGACATAGACGCGGGCTCTGACAAGGAATCGGCGGATGACGGCTCTGCCGCCGCATGA